The genomic segment aaaaaaatatgtgtgtcaGTCAGGCACTCAGGTCTCTGGTCATCTTAGTTCACTGCTTCTTCTTCAGGCCAGTGAACCTCTCACCTCTCACTAAGTCACTTCTCTCCATGCACACCCAGCCATCCCGCCTCAGTCTGTTAGTGCAGAGCCAGGGTCACACTCCTGTaacatcactttttatttttttattacttttatttttccctgcTGGTCACATTAAGAAATCTCTCTGTTCACgggtaaatgtgttttgtttttgtttttttcatttcaagtttATCCTTCAAAGAGTTATTTTGATTCAAGCTTTTCATGATACTAAACTAGaaatcacacagagaaatgattTTGATTcaaaatataatttgtatttaatgtctttttttaaataaaagtgaacaCATTTTAAAGACGCCGCCTCCGAGGTTTTGTTTTTCGACTCTGCCGTCGTCATCAGCAGCTAATAATTCACAACCGTCCTCTCGTCAGCTTAATTTCTGCGCTGCAATCAACACATAAATTTTCTCCTGTTGAAGTCCTTGAATGCAATCAGGCTCCCCTCAGTCTTGGAATGTGTCAATAGGGATAAAGCGCAGGTTCAATttgtaaagaataaaaataaatctggtgGTGCCAGGCAGGCTGGCAGTGGGCACGGGAGGTTGAGGCAGAATTCCTGTGCCCGACCAAGGCAAACAGAGAGCGGGTCAAAAGGCAGCGCAGAGCTGCATGTCCCGGCGAAACGTCTAAAGTTAGACAAGGGCCTCCACTTTAGATCACCGTGATaacactgcacacaaacacgctggaaatagaaataaatgCGGGTCCGGGGAGcgcatctacacacacacacacacacggacttTCACAATCACATCCTGATGAAGCTGTTATGATGCTCATGTTTTGCCACCTATGGATGTTTGTGCACAAAATAAACCTTCCTGAGGTGAAAGAGAGGCCAGAGCTGCATAGCTGaggttaatgtttttattaaatatatcacctttttttcttacattacaTCTCAATTACAAAAAAAGTGTACATACACACGAGTGAGCAGTTAGTCACTTTGGAATAGACTCACATTAACAACAATTCTCTCTCCAACAGCAGCATGTAGATAGAGCAGAGCGCGTCATGGTTCACTGTGGGACTTGCTCTTTGTGGTCATGTGTTCTTGGTCAGAGAGAACAGCAACATGTAAAGTAAAATAGCaagtctttttctgttttttgacagatataacaacacaaactgacagcagACACATAAATATTGGAGGTAGGTAAATGTAGAAATACCCGTCTGAGAGGCAGCGCAGGGAGGCACCTCCTGTCATGCTATCTGCAGCCCCATGGAACCAtgggaaatgttttctgagAGTTTTAAGGATTCCCGACTGAGAGTTTTGCATTCACTGACAAGAGCTGATCGTGTGTGAcgtcagaaaataaaaaagacaataacaaaacaaaaaaaagaggacataACAAATGGCAACAATGTGAAAATGGatcataaaaacaacatttagaaATACATTTGGTCACTCAGTGCTTTTTGTTCTTGCTTGGTTTGTCACAAACCAAACCTCCAGAAAACTCCTTAAGGGTAGAGCGAGCTCAACTCAGCAGTGGAGTTACTCAGGGCCAAGATACATATATACACTTTATACACtcacaaaaataatataataacaacaataaggcaaaaaatgatataaatactcatgaaataattacaaataacaaataaaatgcagtaaaattgaaataaataagGCTGAAGAGTAGAAGTAAATGCATCAATATTAAAATCTCcttttcagaaaaacaaaaatagattttttttctctttgggaCGGGTGTTtgaaggggggagagggggaggaaggaggggacCCACAGTCCCTCAATGACAGTGTACCTGAATTAAACACCACCATGGacaagatcaataaataaacagctattaaaaaaggaaaaaaatcagtggcttgcttcttcttttttctgtgagaTCTGCATCAGTGGTTGATCCCTTCAGGGGCACTCGGCGTCCGCGGGCAGGTCGGCCGAACCTAAAATCTTCTTGCCGTTCCAGGAGCTCAcgcaccagcatcgacccctCTGTCCGTCCAGGGAGGACTCACACTGCAGGAGACAGAATCAGAACCATTCGTTTTCATTGTACGGTCACACATGTACGGTCATGCTGCGTTTACTGACTGACATCAccctcaaacaaaacacacactgaggtgCAAACACTGCTGAACAAatccctgcaacacacacacacacacactctgtggttGACATAATCTTGgctacacactctcacacacacattctgctgAGGACACCAACCTGTTTGGGTTTGTAAAGCCCATGTTTGTCACAGTTGGGGAGGTAGAATCTGGTTAACTTGTCCCCGAGTTTCTGCTGGGATTTGGCAATCTTGTCCAAGGCTCTCTGCAGCTCCAGGTGACAGGGTCCCTGTGGAGGTGAGAGAAGGGTTAACTGAGCTCTGTGGCTGCACACGggaataataatcatcatcagcaAACAAGTGGGCTCACACAAACTGCATATAAAACTTGTAATAACAAGCATCCCCACTCTCTATCTGTGTCTTATTTTCTCAAACAGCACACGAGCGCCCCCTTGTGGCGCAGCGCTCCTCCTCCCTGAGCGCCCCCCGAAAAAACTTTTAAGCAACATATCAGCGCTGAGGATTTCCCTTGATTGATTCTGATTCCGTGTCTCACCTGCTCCACCAGTTTCCTGCGGATGGCGACGAGTTTGGCTTTCATGCTCTCCTGAGCGTCAGCGGCAGCCCGCGGGTCGTAGGGCTTACTGTGGCCGGGGAGGTAGTGGCTGGAGCCGGGGTCCGAGACGATGGCAGTGTTGTCCATCTCAGCCTCTGGCTCTCCCTGATCTGGAAGGAGGAAATTGGATGAATGTGGAGCAGGACTGAGTGGAAATGGGTCCAGATCAGACAAGTCAAGTGTTTTTGGAGAGGGGGGGTTATAAAGTGGTAAAACAGATGCAGAACCGTGGAGGTGATAGGCCTACCTTGAGTCTGGGGCTCGGGGGTCGGCTCCGGCGCCGTGCTCTCCGTGCACACGGCTTGTCCCCGGGTGAGGGAGTGCAGCGGCCGGGGGTCGCCGGGTCTCGGGGTGCACCTCAGTCCGGAGCCGCACGGCGCCGTGTAGATCCCGCACAGCTCCCCAGTCTTCAGGGCGCAGGCGAGGCAGCATCCACAGCCGGGCTCCCGCAGCACCTCGGCGCATCCGGGCGCCACCGCTGGACACTGGCTCAGCTTCTCCGGAGTACACGGGGCGCATCGGATCGGCTCTGGCCCCACCACCGGGGACCCCAGCGTCCCTGTGGCCAGCACGGAGCACAACGCTGCCACCACGACGTGCTTCAAATATAATCCACCCATGGCCAACATAGTGAGCTGGAGACTAAATTTAGAATAAAAAAGGTAGAGGAGACAACCAGAGGAATGAGCCGGATTCCCACGGTTCTTGCTCAGTTG from the Lates calcarifer isolate ASB-BC8 linkage group LG17, TLL_Latcal_v3, whole genome shotgun sequence genome contains:
- the igfbp1a gene encoding insulin-like growth factor-binding protein 1a — encoded protein: MLAMGGLYLKHVVVAALCSVLATGTLGSPVVGPEPIRCAPCTPEKLSQCPAVAPGCAEVLREPGCGCCLACALKTGELCGIYTAPCGSGLRCTPRPGDPRPLHSLTRGQAVCTESTAPEPTPEPQTQDQGEPEAEMDNTAIVSDPGSSHYLPGHSKPYDPRAAADAQESMKAKLVAIRRKLVEQGPCHLELQRALDKIAKSQQKLGDKLTRFYLPNCDKHGLYKPKQCESSLDGQRGRCWCVSSWNGKKILGSADLPADAECP